In one Deinococcus metalli genomic region, the following are encoded:
- a CDS encoding SDR family NAD(P)-dependent oxidoreductase codes for MAFGSLVALLIAPAVSGRRRRHRNLRGQTVVITGASTGIGRATALECAVRGAQVVIAARDAGVLAVVAHEIESLGAVALVVPTDVRQRAQVEGLVDTALARFGRIDVMVNHAGDMFVDSVEHSEEWRVRHLIETNVMGVLYGVQAVVPVMRRQGAGHIINTASVEGRVGFPYSGIYGGTKAFVEVMTQSLRQELMHVERSGIVVSALLPAAVRTPLFDTAPNVKAGGHGAHLVWPVMEASQVARALVNAMERPRPVIYPLIPSRAFVILYDLVPGLADRVLSTLRVDRHVNWMSYAKRGSGRARRPISPIIRNGRLHDA; via the coding sequence ATGGCATTCGGATCTCTGGTGGCGCTGCTGATTGCGCCGGCTGTGTCGGGGCGCCGCCGGCGGCACCGTAACCTGCGCGGCCAGACCGTCGTGATTACGGGCGCCTCCACGGGGATCGGGCGGGCCACCGCGCTGGAGTGTGCCGTGCGGGGCGCGCAGGTCGTTATCGCGGCGCGGGATGCTGGAGTCCTGGCAGTGGTGGCCCATGAGATCGAGTCCCTCGGTGCCGTGGCCCTGGTCGTGCCTACTGACGTGCGGCAGCGTGCCCAGGTGGAGGGGCTGGTCGATACCGCCCTGGCCCGGTTCGGACGGATTGATGTCATGGTCAATCATGCGGGTGACATGTTCGTGGACAGCGTCGAGCACAGCGAGGAGTGGCGCGTGCGCCATCTGATCGAGACCAACGTGATGGGCGTGCTGTACGGCGTGCAGGCGGTGGTCCCCGTAATGCGCCGTCAGGGTGCCGGGCACATCATCAACACGGCGTCCGTCGAGGGCCGCGTGGGATTTCCCTACTCCGGCATCTACGGCGGGACCAAAGCGTTTGTGGAGGTCATGACGCAGTCGTTGCGGCAGGAGCTGATGCACGTGGAGCGCAGCGGCATTGTGGTCAGCGCCCTGCTGCCCGCCGCCGTCCGCACCCCACTGTTCGACACGGCCCCCAACGTGAAAGCAGGGGGGCACGGCGCCCACCTCGTGTGGCCCGTGATGGAGGCATCCCAGGTCGCCCGGGCGCTCGTCAATGCCATGGAACGCCCCCGGCCCGTGATCTATCCGCTGATCCCGTCACGGGCCTTCGTGATCCTGTACGACCTGGTTCCTGGACTGGCCGACCGCGTGCTGAGCACACTGCGGGTCGACCGGCACGTCAACTGGATGAGCTACGCGAAGCGGGGCAGCGGTCGGGCACGCCGGCCGATCAGCCCGATCATCCGAAACGGCCGCCTGCACGACGCATAA